DNA from Salvelinus sp. IW2-2015 linkage group LG2, ASM291031v2, whole genome shotgun sequence:
CAGTACCATGATTTACTGCTACAGTGTTATGGCTACTGGTGTCACTAGTCTCCTGTACTCACCAGGCTTTTCCTTGCAGGTGGAGTTGAGTTTAGAAGCCTGGTCTGTGTTCTCCACCATACACTGCAGTTTTTCACCCTGACTCCGATCCATGGTCAGGTTGCTGGTCAGACTGTAGAGTCCTGTAGAGTTATCCAGGTGGGTCTCATCCCTCCTGGAGGTGTTCACGAGAGGATGTCCATCCATCTTCCAGTGAATCTGGCCCTTTGGGTATCCCCCGTTGGCTTTACACTGGTACACCACGAACCCCTCTCCCCATCCGGAACCCCCCGAAGCCTGGTCTAGTACCTGGTACATACAGACACTGTAGttggctggagaggagagaggagataaatCAACTACAGCATGCCTGAAATGGAGTCATTTATGAAGTAGAAAAGGGGGGGGGAACACAAATAAATCAACCATTAGCAGAATGAcaatgaacaacaacaaaaaaacaaacaagcaaaacaaATGTCTTACCAATCACATGCAGAGTGATGTGAATGTAGACCAAAGTCTCGGTTTGAAAGAAGCATTTGTACATCCCATTGTCTGCGACAGTGATGCCTGAGAGGAGCAGGGAACAGTTGTCCTTATCTTCATTCTGAAAGAGACTGACCCTGTTTTGATATCCCTCCCCGATGTTTGTGGTGTTATGTCTTCCACtgtggtgaagcacggtggtatGGTCTTCTAACTGCCATTTAATGTCCATTCTCTCGTTTCTCTTCTTGCAGGGGCATTGCAGGAGGACGTTTTGTCCCACAATAGCTTGGAGCGGCTCCAAATGGGctagaatatttttttaaagcccagTTGAGCAGGTTCAAGGTTAATTTCAATAATGTTTTAGGGAAGTTGCATTGGTCTTTAACAAGATAAGAAAAAACATTGagaaatggcaacaacaacaaaatctccCCTTGGTACAGAGGAGCACAATAAACAAGAAGAACCAAACTTTAAAAAGGAGGTATGTGGTTTCTCTCATAACGGTTATTGTGCAATATCACAACACATTGTTTGCCAATGAACATGATACCGCACATTAttggaaccacacacacacacacacacacacacaagcacacacactttaTATCTCAATGAAGACTGTTTATCAAGCAGAATCTTAAATCTGACTTAGTCAATTGTATCTATACATTTTTATCACACCCACACAAACGTCCACACTTCCTCAGTTCTCCTTTCTACTCctcccacaagtatagttaaacacgtccatMGATGGATGACTGGGATttcactgtaaacacacacacactcagttctCCTTTCTACTcttcctgtatgtgtgtgtgtttacagtgaaATCCCAGTCATCCATCtatggacgtgtttaactatacttgtgggtaTATGCCACACACGAATAGTAaactaacacaaacacattttgttagtccccacaagctcaaatgctatttctagtggGTTAAGGTASAATTAGTGTTAGGgatagaattaggtttaggagttagggttaagattagatTTTGGGGTTAAAGTTACGGtcaggtttagggaaaataggattttgaatgtttaccgtgacttcggaaagtattcag
Protein-coding regions in this window:
- the LOC111979372 gene encoding butyrophilin subfamily 3 member A2 isoform X3, with protein sequence MENYRTHIVMWTVLWLVAVFLCASGITVADNGMYKCFFQTETLVYIHITLHVIANYSVCMYQVLDQASGGSGWGEGFVVYQCKANGGYPKGQIHWKMDGHPLVNTSRRDETHLDNSTGLYSLTSNLTMDRSQGEKLQCMVENTDQASKLNSTCKEKPVHNRESLFESPDKVAVAAGVSVSMVVMLVAGVLLVIFLLARCHRRETSTQRDXEERSVTQQLNMYEH
- the LOC111979372 gene encoding butyrophilin subfamily 2 member A1 isoform X2, giving the protein MENYRTHIVMWTVLWLVAVFLCASAHLEPLQAIVGQNVLLQCPCKKRNERMDIKWQLEDHTTVLHHSGRHNTTNIGEGYQNRVSLFQNEDKDNCSLLLSGITVADNGMYKCFFQTETLVYIHITLHVIANYSVCMYQVLDQASGGSGWGEGFVVYQCKANGGYPKGQIHWKMDGHPLVNTSRRDETHLDNSTGLYSLTSNLTMDRSQGEKLQCMVENTDQASKLNSTCKEKPVHNRESLFESPDKVAVAAGVSVSMVVMLVAGVLLVIFLLARCHRRETSTRDXEERSVTQQLNMYEH
- the LOC111979372 gene encoding butyrophilin subfamily 2 member A1 isoform X1 codes for the protein MENYRTHIVMWTVLWLVAVFLCASAHLEPLQAIVGQNVLLQCPCKKRNERMDIKWQLEDHTTVLHHSGRHNTTNIGEGYQNRVSLFQNEDKDNCSLLLSGITVADNGMYKCFFQTETLVYIHITLHVIANYSVCMYQVLDQASGGSGWGEGFVVYQCKANGGYPKGQIHWKMDGHPLVNTSRRDETHLDNSTGLYSLTSNLTMDRSQGEKLQCMVENTDQASKLNSTCKEKPVHNRESLFESPDKVAVAAGVSVSMVVMLVAGVLLVIFLLARCHRRETSTQRDXEERSVTQQLNMYEH